The window TTgctataaatgtgttgcaaactacaATCACACTAACATGCCCCATTGAGTGCACAGTATGAAAAAGTGCTAGGCAACTAACCATGGCTATGGTTGGCTATGGTTGGCTATGATTGGCTATGATTGGTTATGTTTGGCTATGATTGGCTATGATTAGCTATGATTGGCTAGAGGTGTCCAGGTCGTGCAgccaaattatactaatgagcctgaaacgCTACTAGGGGGGTTCCAagagcccatccatgctgcagattcacaggctgttagactgtcttacCTGCCCTCTGCTCATGCTTTGTACTGAGGGGGGAAGTGTTCATCGCactgtgtagcagcctgtgaatctgcagcatggaggggctctgggaactaccctagtagcctttcaggctcattagcataatcgtaaaagtttattttagaaggaagaatgcGATGGTACATTTGATAGagaacagtagatttcctttaataaacaaGTGAAATTTTAATGGGCTCAGCAAAGAACCTTTAAGTACACCACTGGCGATCAGTAAGAAttgttgaccacaactctctggatatgatcttTCAGCCAGTTTTTGATCCAATTGcaatcctgccaaaccaatagagcTGTCAGGGTCAGAGGTAcacaatgacacaagccaacacctgggacctggtacctggtcttcaccagagcgggttggacttgctttgGCAAGTccctaccaggtcgttccacaggcacgacttgtccgcagtggaagccaaggtcgaggtacagaaatggcaggcaatcacatagttggggacaggcaggaggtcaagatggGCATCACAGggtcagagttggggacgtagcaacaggtcagggcaggcagcagaggagcgtagtcagaaacagaactggggtcacaacgggaaatctcaaaaacagcacaaggcatcagacacagctttctctaaagcACAAggtccggcagggtgtgcaggaagaggcaggcttatatgggATTCTGAAACtgggcagcgccaattaatgaCACGCCGGACCTTTAAATTTAGAGAAGCCGGcatgcgcacgccctaggagtcgggaacgCGTGCACACGGTGGATGGAGCCGAGACAGGAGCTGGGACAGGTTAGATGCACGCCACgcgatatgggtcgtgggaccacccgtgacaagagCTTATTATAACAATTAGCAATTGTGGATCCTCATTTGGGCAGAATAGGTGGTCACTGGGGGCCTCTGGCCACCAAAACCTCCATAGTAAAAATTTGTCTAAGGTTTCTTGAGGAAGTTTTGGACAGTTTCTGTGTGCAGGGCAGGAAACAGTTAACACTGCTGCACAGACAGTGTTCAATGACCTATGACCCTGAGATATCATCAAACTTTTTCCTGTGCCCCTCTGCTCTTCACTGAACTTCAGAAGGGATAGCAGCTGGAGGGTTCCATTAGCCTGGACTGTTGAGGAGATCTGCTACTTGGAATGGTGTGGGGGATGTGCTGTCTGAGTGGGTGGTTGTAAGAGTGGTTGTAGGGAGTGCTTGACTAATTTATATAgtacaatataataaagtttgTTGGTCGGGGGTGTATATAGGCTACAAATGGTGCCCCTGGCCATTCATAGACATTGCTAGTTGCTATGGGTGTCAGTTTACCGATTGGTTGTTCAGCCACCAATCCATCAATAGGTCCAAGTTGAGTGGGCGGTGGGTTAGTTTCGGTTAATACCTGGCAAAATGTATTGTCAAAGTCCACAGTTTTCTACATGCGTTTCATTGTATTATATTCTATACCTTTATAAGGTCATGGACAATGAGATTTTTTTAGATGATTTTAAAAAACATGATTTGCTTCCTTCTAAAGCCTTTCCAAGATATTCTTCAAATTAACAGTCTTCAAATGTTCTTAATTAAAAAATACTCTCAACTTCCTTCATGCAGAAATAGATCTACATCAATAACGAGGGATGACTTCCATCGAGTAACTATGAGGTCTTGTTGCGTTGGTCTTGGGTTCTGGTCTTATACTTAAGTCTTCTCTGTCGATTATGGGCTCCATGGTAAACTTCTGCAGTATAGTGGTGAAAAAGAGGAAGAGCTCCATGCGGGCCAGGCCTTCCCCTAGACAGATACGTTTGCCTGAGGAAATAGAAGCAGCAATTATAAGAAGTCAAGCTAAACCCAAAATGGTAGCTCTTCCTGTCGTGACTTATTTGCCAAATCTCAAAGTCTTTGGTGATGACCATAACTCAGAATAATACGACTTGTTTACAAAAAGAAAGAACAATTGAAACCAAAGTCATGTTTTTGGTCTCCCCTAACATGAGCTGACCCACCTACCGAATCAAAATAAGAGATCTTCAAATTTTGTTTGTataccaaattttatattgaTAGCTGAGGAAGCCGAGCTGCAGCCATAGTTTATAAATCATATCCTAAAAATCTGATCACCTACCTGCGGAAAATGGCATAAAGGCCTCGTGTTTCTTGAAGCCACCTTTCTCATCAAGGAAGTGTCCAGGATCAAACTCATCTGGGTTCTTGAATTGTTTGGGGTCTTTCAAGACAGTGGTGAGAACTGGAAGAACCATGGTGCCCTAAAAAATGAATTAATGAAATATGAAGATCTACCAAAATACAGTCGGtaccctacttaagtacacccgacttacagacgacccctagttacagatggaactctggatgttggtaacttactgtacttttgccctaggctacaataaacatctataacagttatcacaggtgtctgcaatgaagctttattgttaatcctggttcttctgaaaacccaaaagttttaaaatccaattgtcacagagaccaagatttggctagggttacaattctaaaatatacagttccgacttacatacaaattgaaattaagaacaaacctacaggaccTATCTTGTAAATGTTAATGAACAGTAAGTTATATGAAAGTCAAGAAGTTGATGAGACAATTATATTGTACCTTTGGAATTTGATATCCATTGATGGTTGTGTCCTTGTTGGCAGTATGGGGGACACCTGAGGGGACAATATCGGCAAACCTCTGGATCTCATGGATTACGGCGTCTGTATATGGCATATTACTCCTGTCTTCTATAGACGGAGAGCGATCTCTGCCGATCACATTGTCAATCTCTTTGTGGAGCTTCTCTAAAgtttataaaaacaaaacaattgaattaaaaaaaaaaaaattcatgacaTCATAACAGTTTGACATTATTTGTCAGGGAAGGATCAAAGCCCCTCACCCCTGCTCTCCGACATACATTTCATGAATATGATTCTCCCGGAAGAAGGATACATACGCGAAAATCACTTTATAGCGGTTGTGGTTGGGTTATGAGCTTGCCCCACACATCATATCGGGTCATTATGGTTTTGTGTAACATTAACTATTTTGTTATTATCAGGGGGGTTGGGGCTTAAGAAACAAAAGCTACCCCCCCCAAAACTGTCATCTGCCTACTGTCTCGGTGAGTCCTAATGACGCTggacaactagaagacaatcCCTCCTTAGGTATCGGTGCACACACGGAACAACCTACTAGTGCAGATCAAGGAAGGTCCTGACGCAGTGTAACAGCTATTGGGTAGCCAGAAAAACAAATCGTGGaacagcacagcaagcagaggtaccAGGGTCCCAACCAGGCCACATTCAGAAGAAGGTGTATGACAGGTTTTATTAAAGGTCttaaaaacacaacgcgtttcggggtaaGGAACACGAGGGTACAACATAGATCCCTCCCAGGAAAATGCCCAGGAGGGTCTCCTCAGTTATTAGACCCCATGGTGGTCATAGTGAGGTATCCTTGTTGTTGTCTCTTTTTCTCTTCTAGtgttttttttgggtggggggtTATTTATGATAAGGGTGTTTAATGTTATGTTACATGTGTTCAATTGTATTTTTGGCACAATATTTTCCTCCTTCCATGAAAGAATCTTGCGACAAGGTTTTGCTGGCATAGTTATGCACCTATTTTTTAATGATGCAACTCAAACAACCACATCCACCATGAAAAGATAAATAAGGCAATCCTCAGGAAGCGgagaaacttttttttgaaacattttttagaatgggcacaaaaaaggcacaaatgtctaaaaaaagttgcaaatagatAGAAAAGAAAGAATAACAACTGTAATAACACCCCCATGTGCGAGTGCTGCATCCACATACCCTAAATACACAATGCTGATGCAAAGAATACTGATTGTTACCTTGTATTTCTGGATATTTCATGAGTATCAGAAAACCATATCGCAGAGTCAAACTTGTCGTCTCTGTCCCTGCAAAGAATAGATCCAATATTGTCGCCTGTAAATTTGCCTCATGAAATTCTGTATCTGGATTCTTTTTTTCCTaataaaaaatgtgaattttgtcaatacttttattttttgtttatgatTATTTATTCCGCTGGTTGCCAGTGTCAACATTAAACAATTTACAAGATTATGCTTCGAACTTTTGGCTTCATATCTCACCATGCACTTCCATGACAATCATCTTGACTATCTCAT is drawn from Engystomops pustulosus chromosome 9, aEngPut4.maternal, whole genome shotgun sequence and contains these coding sequences:
- the LOC140077970 gene encoding cytochrome P450 2C8-like isoform X2; this translates as MVLNVAATLLRVTGVTLLIYLFKWWSWVKQKNLPPGPAPLPILGNMLHLNTSELPQSFVELGKKYGPVITLYMINGRAIILTGYDAVKEALVDHGDAFSDRGDIGIGEVFSKDHGIIASSGERWKILRRFSLSTLRNFGMGKRSIEERIQEEARCLAEKFMKDKDAPIDPTYILRLAVSNVICSVVFGERFDYEDQRFLMLMTNFNDFSEVFNSRTGQEKKNPDTEFHEANLQATILDLFFAGTETTSLTLRYGFLILMKYPEIQEKLHKEIDNVIGRDRSPSIEDRSNMPYTDAVIHEIQRFADIVPSGVPHTANKDTTINGYQIPKGTMVLPVLTTVLKDPKQFKNPDEFDPGHFLDEKGGFKKHEAFMPFSAGKRICLGEGLARMELFLFFTTILQKFTMEPIIDREDLSIRPEPKTNATRPHSYSMEVIPRY